The Leadbetterella byssophila DSM 17132 DNA window GCAATTGAACGGGAAACTTCATAGCTAAAATCCACGTGCCCCGGAGTATCTATAAGGTTCAAAGTATACTGTTCACCCTGAAACTCATAGTTCATCTGAATGGCGTGGGATTTAATGGTAATACCACGTTCTCGCTCTAAGTCCATGTCATCCAGCAACTGGGCCTGCATGTCTCTGGCGGAAACAGTGCCCGTAAACTCTAGCAAACGGTCTGCTAAAGTACTCTTACCATGGTCAATATGCGCTATAATGCAAAAATTCCGAATATTCTTCACAAAATCCGATTAAAAGGTCTTGTACTAATTAATCCGCAAAAATAGTACATAAAAGCAAAGAAATTACTGTGTGTGCGCAAGTAATTTATTGCCAAGTTTTCTTCCAGGATAACTGGATCCCAAAATTATCTCGAATGAGATCTCCGTGGTCTATTCCCACCTCTACGGCTATGGTGGCACCGGATACCGGAATCTCCATATTATGACCTAAGGAAAATTGATCTGCCTGAATTTTTTTATGATAGGTTCCAAAGTTTCTGCTTAGAGATACTTTTGTGATCATACTAACAGAATTCAACTGTGTTTTTAGACCTACATAGCCTGCCTTAATATTGTTATTATTGGCAAAATAATTCGGACTATCTACCGTCTTCTCGTCCCGTATATCCGGATTGGGGAGTAAGAATGGAGAACCCAGGGTTCTTCCTTCATAAGACCAACCGTCCAAATATTGGGCATGTGAAAAATAATAGTTCTGATTTCTGCCGTAATGCCTACCCTTATATCCTATAAAACGTAGAAAACCGGATCTATACAGGCCTTGGTTTGTGGTATGTAAAAACTCCAAAACCAAATGCCTTATTACGCCCTTTTTTCTATTTAGCGAAATGCCATACACCCCGTCATCCAGGTTTCCAAGACTACTAAAGGTCTGCCCGGTTTCGAAGGGCAATTGGCGGTAAACCTTCCAAACGGAACTCCCCATATTTCCTTCCAGACCCCAATCCAACTGTCCCAAATGATTTCCATAACGGTTTTCAAAGTCAAAGCTAGCCACCTTTGCGGAGTCCCGCGGAGGATTAGTAAAGGGGAAGACTACTTCTCTATACACCTTGCCTCCACTAGCGAATCTCTGTCCGTGAGCTAACCAACCTTCCGGACCGGGGTCATATTTAGGCTTACCGCCCCACTGCGCATGATGCATGATACCCGTATGAAAACGGACCTTCCCTTCTCCCCACCTCAAATAAAGTGATTTTTGGTGCAAATAATACTGCTTAACAAAGTGCTGATCTCCAAACCACCCGTGGGAATAATGACCTTTAATGGCTAGAACCTTCGGCCAGACCCGCCTATACTCAGGTATAGACACTTGTACCTCCGGAATAGGAAGTGCGTTACCTGACCAGGTCATTGAACCGGAAGAAAGGGTAGAATCACCCCAACCGTGATACTGCTTTTTCCTCCCCACCAAGAAGCGGAATCCACCCACATTATAGGATCCATAAATTTCCGGAAGCAATACTCGAGCTTGATGCCCACTCCAAACATTCATCTGTGCTCCCCATTCCAATCCTTTGTGACTCCACTGAACAGCATGTTCAAAAAAGAGGGTATTAGAAGAGTCCGGAACCGTGCCGAATTGATTACTTTTTATCCAAAATGGAGCCCTTTGGTTTACGGAGTATAAACCACCTATTTTTACGGAATAGCGAACTTGTCCCTGGATTTGGAAACAAATAAAAAATAAAAAAATCCATCTAGCTCTCACATGTGAACCAGATTCAAATATCACGCCAAAACTTAAGGAGCAGCAGTTTTAAATTTGAAACAGTAGGGAGGAGCCACCGCTTGCCCACCTAACTTAACTGGCTCAAACTTAAAATGGGGAGACGTACACATAGCTTCAACTACCGGCTTAAAATCTTCAGACACCTAATTCATTAGTCGAAAATCTTCGATTTCACCCTTAGCATGGATAAAAATACCTATCACTATTAAGTTCTTTTCAGAGAGTATGAAATTTGGCGATTGATTAGGAAGGCGTATCTTATTGACCCCGTCCCATTATTCGAGGATGCGAATACTTCTCTTTGTATTTGATTTACTTCTTATCTGCTGTGTAAGATACTCCCGACCTTAATTTTCCTGAATTATACTCTTCCTTGGCGTATAATTTATCCTTATCAGCTTCTCTTTTACCGGCTAAATATCTCCCTATTTCCAGCAGAGGTTGGGCGCCATAAAACACTACTTCCGTAGCTTCCCATTTAGCACCAATGCTTCACCCGACAAATCGTAAATAATGACAATGATCCAAGTTTAAAATGCCTTTCATTCCTGAAGTTGAAGAAATGGAATACACCACCAGCCTATATTCTAGGAAGTAAGTGAAGCAATCACGTCTTCATCTTCTTTTTCTTTGCTGCGGGGAAAAGAACATTATTCAAGATCAATCTGTATCCGGCGGAATTCGGATGAAGATTAAGATCCGTAGGTTCTTCATCCACAAAATGCTGATAATCCTCCGGATCATGTCCTCCATAATAGGTCCAAAATCCCCTACCCGCTGTTCCGTGAATGTATCTGGCTTCTCCCAGCTCCCTGTTTTCAGCCAGAATGAGGACCTCAGATTTGATAAATTGTTTACGGAAGGCTGTTGTTTGCCCCATAAAGCCCTTGATCAAACTCTGATGGTTTTGGGTCAACATGGTGGGTACAGGATCATATTTCGCTGAGAATTCGAACAATTGGAAGAAATCATTGCCCTCCACTACTCCCCTTTGCTCTTGTCTATGATCAATATTGGAAAATTCTACATCATAAGGATCCTTGATCAATTTAAAATCCTTGAAAGCAAATGTATTATTAAAATTAAGCTTTTCATCCGCCTTAGGATCCATTCCATCTCCATCATACATGCGCTCCACAATGTCTATACCTTGAGCCGCTAAAGCAATCTCAAAAGTATCTGTAGCATTACACATGGCAAACATATAGCCTCCTCCGTTCACGAACTCATACATCTTCATCACTACTGCCGCCCTTAATTCAGAGACCTTATTAAAACCATGCTTCCTAGCCGTAGTCTCTAGATCACGTTTCTGATCCTGAAACCATTTCCTTTGGGCATGAGCAATGAACTTCCCGTATTGCCCCGTAAAATCTTCATGATGTAGGTGAAGCCAATCGTACTCAGGTAATTTTCCTTCCAGTACCTCATCATCATACACTTTATCAAATTCTATTTCTGCATAGGTCAAAGCTAATGTCACCGCGTCATCCCAGGGCATAGCGCTTTTGGGAGTGTAAACGGCTATCTTGGGAGCCTTTTGCAGTTTAACGGCATCCATATTCACATTAGGATCCCTGACCGTAGCCAGAATCTGACCCGCTTCTGCATCAGAAATAATTTCGTAACTTACTCCACGAATGATGAGTTCATTGATGGAATTCTGGGTATAAGGGATCAAAAAGCTCCCTCCACGGTAGTTCAATAGCCAGTCGATCTCCGTATCATAGTTCTTCAATAACCAGAATGCTATGCCGTAAGCCTTGAGGTGATTCTTCTGGGTTTCATCCATAGGAATCATGACCTGGTTAGCAGCAGCATGCCGGAAAAGGCTCAAAAAAATGATGAACGGCAAAAAGGCGGATTTCAAGTGCTTGCTAATTAACATGAGGCTTTGGAAATTTGCATCTATAACTGTAGGCACGTCTGTGCGTTTCAAAGTTAAGCAATATGAACGTAAAAGAAAATGTTTTGGAGGGCTTACGCTCTATAAAGTCGAATGCCCTTAGAACGGTGCTAACCAGCGCCATCATCACCTTTGGAATCATGGCCTTAGTGGGCATCTTGACGGCCATAGAGAGTATGCAGGGCGCCATCAACAAAAGTTTCGAAGGAATGGGTGTTAATTCCTTTGACCTTATCTCTAAAAACGACTTTTCGGCCAGAAGATCTGGACGAGCAGAAAAGGTGACCAAACCCATCAGCTTCCGCGAAGCAATGGACTACAAAGAACGCTTTTCAGAATCAGAAAATGCCATAATATCGGTATATACTATGGTGGGCGGAGCTGAAGTGATCAAATATCAAAACGAAAAGTCTAATCCAAATAACTCCATCATCGCCGCTGACGAAAACTACATAGGCCTGAAAGGATATAAGATCCTGGAAGGAAGAAACCTGACAGAGACCGATAGAAGTTACGGATCTAAGGTAACCGTCCTAGGTTATGATGTAGCAGAAAAGTTCTTTCCGGGGGGAAAGTCTCTAGGACAGGATATCTTTATTTTAGGGGATCGCTTCACTATCGTTGGTGTACTTCAGAAAAAAGGCAGCATGACGGGCGGGAACGATGACCGCATGGCACTTATTCCTTTAGAAGTGGGAAGAAACGCGGATACCGACGGAAGATTTGCTTACACCATTACTACCTCTGTACCCAATGCTGAAGATATAGATGAAGTCATGGCAGAAGGGACCGCCATCATGCGACTAGTCCGCCAAGACCGCACCACAGATCCTGATTCTTTTGAGGTGGAGCGTGCAGACGCCTTAT harbors:
- a CDS encoding capsule assembly Wzi family protein is translated as MRARWIFLFFICFQIQGQVRYSVKIGGLYSVNQRAPFWIKSNQFGTVPDSSNTLFFEHAVQWSHKGLEWGAQMNVWSGHQARVLLPEIYGSYNVGGFRFLVGRKKQYHGWGDSTLSSGSMTWSGNALPIPEVQVSIPEYRRVWPKVLAIKGHYSHGWFGDQHFVKQYYLHQKSLYLRWGEGKVRFHTGIMHHAQWGGKPKYDPGPEGWLAHGQRFASGGKVYREVVFPFTNPPRDSAKVASFDFENRYGNHLGQLDWGLEGNMGSSVWKVYRQLPFETGQTFSSLGNLDDGVYGISLNRKKGVIRHLVLEFLHTTNQGLYRSGFLRFIGYKGRHYGRNQNYYFSHAQYLDGWSYEGRTLGSPFLLPNPDIRDEKTVDSPNYFANNNNIKAGYVGLKTQLNSVSMITKVSLSRNFGTYHKKIQADQFSLGHNMEIPVSGATIAVEVGIDHGDLIRDNFGIQLSWKKTWQ
- a CDS encoding ABC transporter permease is translated as MNVKENVLEGLRSIKSNALRTVLTSAIITFGIMALVGILTAIESMQGAINKSFEGMGVNSFDLISKNDFSARRSGRAEKVTKPISFREAMDYKERFSESENAIISVYTMVGGAEVIKYQNEKSNPNNSIIAADENYIGLKGYKILEGRNLTETDRSYGSKVTVLGYDVAEKFFPGGKSLGQDIFILGDRFTIVGVLQKKGSMTGGNDDRMALIPLEVGRNADTDGRFAYTITTSVPNAEDIDEVMAEGTAIMRLVRQDRTTDPDSFEVERADALLGEFNEVTGYMRIGGFGISFITLLGASIALMNIMMVTVTERTREIGIRKALGATPAKIRFQFLMEAVVICLLGGIAGVILGISAGNLVSYLMSSGEGSFTAPWNWIIMGLVVCVVVGLLSGYYPAYKASKMDPIESLRYE